The following coding sequences are from one Capsicum annuum cultivar UCD-10X-F1 chromosome 3, UCD10Xv1.1, whole genome shotgun sequence window:
- the LOC107858884 gene encoding uncharacterized protein LOC107858884, producing the protein MASLHNLKTLAIVALAFASLVQVTLGDIACENLNEDSCAFAISSTGNRCVLEKHLRRSGEEVYTCRASEIEADKLNDWIETDECIEACGVDRNALGISSDALLESRFTNKLCSSACYKHCPNIIDLYFNLAAGEGVYLPKLCAEKKGHGRREMAEIRSSGFVAPAPESDVKPLNFMIAPAMPPF; encoded by the exons ATGGCTTCATTACATAACTTGAAGACTTTGGCCATTGTTGCTCTTGCATTTGCCTCCTTGGTGCAAGTCACCCTAG GGGACATTGCGTGCGAGAACTTAAATGAAGATTCTTGTGCATTTGCAATATCAAGCACAGGGAATCGTTGCGTGCTAGAGAAGCATCTGCGAAGGAGCGGTGAAGAAGTATACACATGCCGAGCATCAGAAATCGAAGCTGATAAGCTCAACGATTGGATCGAAACTGATGAATGCATTGAGGCATGTGGCGTCGATAGAAACGCCCTCGGCATTTCTTCGGACGCTCTGCTCGAGTCTCGCTTTACCAACAAGTTATGTTCCTCTGCCTGCTACAAGCACTGCCCCAACATTATTGACCTCTACTTCAATCTTGCTGCTGGTGAAG GTGTATATCTGCCCAAGCTGTGTGCAGAGAAAAAGGGACATGGACGCCGTGAAATGGCTGAGATCAGAAGCTCGGGATTTGTCGCACCAGCACCGGAATCAGATGTCAAGCCCCTCAATTTCATGATTGCTCCTGCAATGCCTCCTTTCTAA
- the LOC107861067 gene encoding uncharacterized protein LOC107861067: MIPPVVRTLATASIVLLGGAMTISALTTSILRRKASINKEKFGKRCFYCRGKGFYKCKVCKGNGTISWSPLYDPVFINPCVCPTCDGHKVQRCLNCLGDGLV; this comes from the exons ATGATTCCGCCAGTCGTGCGCACGTTAGCAACAGCCTCCATTGTGCTTCTTGGTGGAGCTATGACTATATCTgcactcaccacttcaatccttCGCCGTAAAGCCTCAATCAACAAG GAAAAATTTGGGAAACGTTGTTTCTATTGTAGAGGAAAGGGATTTTATAAATGTAAGGTTTGCAAGGGAAATGGTACAATAAGTTGGTCGCCACTTTATGATCCTGTGTTTATAAATCCATGTGTTTGTCCTACTTGCGATGGCCACAA GGTGCAGCGATGTCTGAATTGCTTGGGAGATGGACTGGTGTAG